One window of Microbacterium sp. Root61 genomic DNA carries:
- a CDS encoding bifunctional lysylphosphatidylglycerol flippase/synthetase MprF: MTDTAARTRSPLLTVLSRIPATLSFIGVLLVVGVVWGGLWSPFEDNPLFPYVAYGLPALLEGQWWTPVTGTFFVNQPWVYLFTISGFFGMAYLELKRGSRVALAYFSLGQLFAIFSTALLLWVGSLLPWPWAQAEALLTDVGPSGGTMACIAAAIGLLVAPWRVRAWLVLIAFVFIAMLFWGALADVEHAMAVGLVLFVDRSLRIQRTTIREQRLIAFIAILVLGATQIITLLVPTSGPFGATEPASGGFIDVAIDTAVILIVANGLRRGRRWAWVVSLILAIFNMLIGALLVAVLVIARQLGETDISLDGDPSLAIATAVLWMLLFIYLIWVRKAFRAHRKATLGATAPPDITEVKDDIRRFGGGTLSWMSTWDGNSYARTSTGLVVYQRRAGVAIVLADPLGPEEGRDASVREFIQMAERAGLIPCFFSSSDATKAAVPSTWRSLVVADDTIVDLPGLQFTGKQWNSVRSSLNRAGREEMTFRMTHLKDETWGIQQQIRAISEMWVGDKGLPEMGFTLGTLVEAEDPEVRLALALSPQGDVDGFLSWLPVYGPGGAVRGWTLDLMRRRDGGFGPVMEYLIGSSARQFSEEGAEIMSLSGAPLAHDYPPGAGMIAELSEKLADALEPVYGFQSLHKFKQKFNPRYETMYLLFHDEADLTRIGAGLTRAFLPNATLRQFASAGLELVRGTGKD; the protein is encoded by the coding sequence GTGACTGACACCGCCGCGCGAACCCGCTCCCCGCTCCTGACGGTGCTCTCGAGGATTCCCGCGACGCTCTCGTTCATCGGCGTGCTGCTGGTGGTCGGGGTGGTGTGGGGAGGTCTGTGGTCACCGTTCGAGGACAACCCGCTGTTCCCGTATGTGGCATATGGACTGCCGGCCCTGCTCGAGGGCCAATGGTGGACGCCGGTCACCGGCACCTTCTTCGTCAACCAGCCGTGGGTGTACCTGTTCACGATCTCCGGCTTCTTCGGCATGGCCTACCTCGAGCTCAAGCGCGGCTCGCGCGTCGCACTCGCGTACTTCAGCCTCGGGCAGCTGTTCGCGATCTTCAGCACCGCGCTGCTCCTGTGGGTCGGCTCGCTGCTGCCCTGGCCGTGGGCACAGGCGGAGGCACTCCTGACCGACGTCGGGCCCTCCGGCGGAACGATGGCGTGCATCGCCGCCGCCATCGGCCTGCTCGTGGCCCCCTGGCGCGTGCGCGCCTGGCTCGTACTCATCGCGTTCGTCTTCATCGCGATGCTGTTCTGGGGCGCGCTGGCCGACGTCGAGCACGCGATGGCCGTCGGGCTGGTCCTGTTCGTCGACCGTTCGCTGCGCATCCAGCGCACCACGATCCGCGAACAGCGCCTGATCGCCTTCATCGCGATCCTGGTGCTGGGGGCGACCCAGATCATCACGCTTCTCGTCCCCACGAGTGGACCGTTCGGCGCCACCGAGCCGGCGTCCGGCGGGTTCATCGACGTCGCCATCGACACCGCCGTCATCCTGATCGTCGCGAACGGTCTGCGGCGCGGTCGCCGGTGGGCCTGGGTCGTGTCGCTGATCCTGGCGATCTTCAACATGCTGATCGGCGCATTGCTGGTCGCGGTCCTGGTGATCGCCCGCCAGCTCGGCGAGACCGACATCTCGCTCGACGGCGACCCGAGCCTCGCGATCGCCACGGCCGTGCTGTGGATGCTCCTGTTCATCTACCTGATCTGGGTGCGCAAGGCCTTCCGCGCCCACCGCAAGGCGACCCTCGGCGCGACGGCTCCGCCCGACATCACCGAGGTGAAGGACGACATCCGTCGTTTCGGCGGCGGCACGCTCTCGTGGATGAGCACATGGGACGGCAACAGCTACGCCCGCACCTCGACGGGGCTCGTCGTCTACCAGCGTCGGGCCGGCGTCGCGATCGTCCTGGCCGATCCGCTCGGTCCCGAGGAGGGCCGCGACGCCTCGGTGCGCGAGTTCATCCAGATGGCCGAGCGCGCCGGCCTCATCCCGTGCTTCTTCAGCTCTTCCGACGCGACCAAGGCCGCCGTACCCTCCACCTGGCGCAGCCTCGTGGTGGCCGACGACACGATCGTCGACCTGCCCGGGCTACAGTTCACCGGCAAGCAGTGGAATTCGGTGCGGTCATCGCTCAATCGCGCCGGGCGCGAGGAGATGACATTCCGGATGACGCATCTCAAGGACGAGACGTGGGGCATCCAGCAGCAGATCCGCGCCATCTCCGAGATGTGGGTCGGCGACAAGGGGCTCCCCGAGATGGGGTTCACTCTCGGCACGCTCGTCGAGGCGGAGGACCCGGAGGTGCGCCTCGCGCTCGCGCTCTCCCCGCAGGGGGATGTCGACGGGTTCCTGTCGTGGCTTCCGGTCTACGGTCCCGGCGGAGCGGTGCGGGGCTGGACGCTGGATCTGATGCGCCGCCGTGACGGCGGGTTCGGCCCCGTGATGGAGTACCTCATCGGATCGTCGGCGCGCCAGTTCTCCGAAGAGGGCGCCGAGATCATGTCGCTGTCGGGGGCTCCGCTGGCGCACGACTATCCGCCCGGTGCCGGCATGATCGCCGAACTCAGCGAGAAGCTCGCCGACGCGCTCGAACCGGTCTACGGGTTCCAGTCGCTGCATAAGTTCAAGCAGAAGTTCAACCCGCGATACGAGACCATGTATCTGCTGTTCCACGACGAGGCGGACCTCACGCGGATCGGCGCGGGGCTCACTCGCGCGTTCCTGCCGAACGCGACACTGCGTCAGTTCGCCAGTGCCGGGCTCGAACTCGTGCGCGGCACAGGCAAGGACTGA
- a CDS encoding HAD hydrolase-like protein: MPHRSPWSCVLWDVDGTVVDASEGILRRLGIAMRHYGHPEVTTAELVHWIGPPMFETFQKQLGMTPEQATEAVAFYRTLGKQDGYTTGARLYPGVGELIADLDAAGVPQATASSKPEVQVVALLEHFALTPHFAAIVGADEDKNLRSSKADVIAEALRRLERAGVDTSRPVLIGDRHHDVEGGAIHDVPVIFVHWGFSWPHEAEGAQAAVATIEELRSLLLIPDADTEGDRDA, encoded by the coding sequence ATGCCGCACCGATCCCCCTGGTCCTGTGTTCTGTGGGATGTCGACGGCACTGTGGTCGACGCCTCCGAGGGGATCCTCCGCCGCCTCGGCATCGCGATGCGGCACTACGGGCACCCCGAGGTCACGACCGCCGAGCTCGTGCACTGGATCGGTCCGCCGATGTTCGAGACGTTCCAGAAGCAGCTCGGCATGACGCCGGAGCAGGCCACCGAGGCCGTCGCGTTCTACCGCACGCTCGGGAAGCAGGACGGCTACACGACCGGCGCCCGCCTCTACCCCGGTGTGGGCGAACTGATCGCCGATCTCGATGCCGCGGGCGTCCCGCAGGCGACGGCCAGCTCCAAGCCCGAGGTGCAGGTGGTCGCCCTCCTCGAGCACTTCGCACTCACCCCGCACTTCGCCGCGATCGTGGGCGCCGACGAAGACAAGAACCTCCGCAGCTCGAAGGCGGACGTCATCGCCGAGGCATTGCGCCGCCTGGAGCGCGCCGGTGTCGACACCAGCCGCCCCGTGCTGATCGGCGACCGGCACCACGACGTCGAAGGCGGCGCGATCCACGACGTCCCCGTCATCTTCGTGCACTGGGGCTTCAGCTGGCCGCACGAGGCCGAAGGCGCCCAAGCCGCGGTCGCCACGATCGAGGAGCTGCGGAGCCTCCTCCTGATTCCGGATGCCGACACCGAGGGCGACCGCGATGCCTGA
- a CDS encoding PP2C family protein-serine/threonine phosphatase: MVFQGSSVAISHTGKVRSNNQDSGFAGSNLFVVADGMGGHAGGDVASSLAVGRLEALDQPFASTSEAELALRDAIADTAAELIDTVVMRPELAGMGTTVSALLMVDDYAVIAHIGDSRVYLYRDGALTQITTDHTFVQRLVDSGRITPEEARYHPRRSVLMRVLGDMDPDPELDTFIMPTQPGDRWLLCSDGLSGVVDDTHTSKAMGLGLAPGRTADVLLKQALDAGAPDNVTIVLVDVGGQHPLFSGTPTIVGSASNPAGIEVPAARSGRGGWLHPNRQAANEPTHFEPAAEFLEELIEEDRRRARRRRIGWISGLVVVLVLIATVLFAAYQWTQTRYFVGADQDTVVIYRGIQQGIGPISLSSPYEETNISLDDLPSFTRGTVEATISARSLEDAQQIVDRLRTTAETSP, from the coding sequence ATGGTCTTCCAAGGCTCCAGCGTCGCCATCTCGCACACCGGCAAGGTGCGCTCCAACAACCAGGACTCCGGGTTTGCCGGGTCCAACCTCTTCGTCGTCGCCGACGGCATGGGCGGGCACGCCGGTGGGGATGTCGCCTCCAGCCTCGCGGTCGGACGCCTCGAGGCACTCGACCAGCCGTTCGCCTCGACCTCCGAGGCCGAGCTCGCCCTGCGCGACGCCATCGCCGACACCGCCGCCGAGCTGATCGACACCGTCGTGATGCGGCCCGAGCTGGCCGGTATGGGCACGACGGTGAGCGCCCTGCTGATGGTCGACGACTACGCCGTGATCGCCCACATCGGCGACTCGCGCGTGTACCTCTACCGCGACGGCGCCCTCACGCAGATCACCACCGACCACACCTTCGTGCAGCGCCTCGTCGACTCCGGGCGCATCACCCCCGAAGAGGCGCGGTACCACCCCCGCCGCTCGGTGCTGATGCGCGTGCTCGGCGACATGGATCCCGATCCCGAGCTCGACACGTTCATCATGCCGACGCAGCCCGGCGACCGGTGGCTGCTGTGCTCGGACGGCCTCTCCGGGGTCGTCGACGACACGCACACCTCCAAGGCCATGGGGCTGGGCCTGGCCCCCGGCCGCACGGCAGACGTGCTGCTCAAGCAGGCGCTGGATGCCGGTGCCCCCGACAACGTCACGATCGTGCTCGTCGACGTCGGGGGGCAGCATCCGCTCTTCTCCGGCACGCCCACGATCGTGGGATCCGCGTCCAATCCCGCCGGCATCGAGGTGCCCGCCGCACGGTCCGGCCGTGGCGGCTGGCTGCACCCGAACCGCCAGGCGGCGAACGAACCCACGCACTTCGAGCCGGCCGCCGAGTTCCTCGAGGAGCTCATCGAGGAGGACCGCCGCCGCGCCCGCCGCCGGCGCATCGGATGGATCTCGGGCCTGGTCGTGGTGCTCGTACTCATCGCGACCGTGCTGTTCGCGGCCTACCAGTGGACGCAGACGCGGTACTTCGTCGGCGCCGATCAAGACACCGTGGTGATCTACCGCGGCATCCAGCAGGGCATCGGACCGATCTCGCTCTCATCCCCGTACGAGGAGACCAACATCTCGCTGGACGACCTTCCCTCGTTCACCCGTGGCACCGTCGAGGCCACCATCAGCGCGCGCTCCCTCGAGGACGCGCAGCAGATCGTGGACCGCCTGCGCACGACCGCGGAGACCAGCCCATGA
- a CDS encoding GNAT family N-acetyltransferase gives MAHIELRDLDDDDLDAIFEMMRDPVSVERAAFTAADPEDRAAFDAWIARERSSPDVSMWVVTENGGFAGTAALFTVDGDREVTYWIARHGWGRGVGTTSLRLLVAREPERPLFARCAAHNLASLAVLAKVGFTEVERGSAFAPGVGREVDEIVLTLVPTLE, from the coding sequence GTGGCCCATATCGAGCTGCGGGACCTCGACGACGACGACCTCGACGCGATCTTCGAGATGATGCGCGACCCCGTCTCGGTCGAGCGCGCGGCCTTCACCGCCGCCGATCCGGAAGACCGCGCAGCGTTCGACGCCTGGATCGCGCGCGAGCGCTCGAGTCCGGATGTGTCGATGTGGGTCGTCACCGAGAACGGCGGATTCGCCGGCACGGCCGCCCTGTTCACCGTCGACGGCGACCGCGAGGTCACCTACTGGATCGCCCGTCACGGCTGGGGGCGCGGTGTGGGCACGACCTCCCTGCGCCTGCTGGTCGCGCGCGAACCGGAGCGCCCTCTGTTCGCGCGCTGCGCGGCGCACAACCTCGCCTCGCTCGCCGTCCTGGCCAAAGTCGGCTTCACCGAGGTGGAGCGCGGCTCGGCATTCGCTCCGGGTGTCGGTCGCGAGGTCGACGAGATCGTCCTCACCCTCGTACCGACGCTGGAGTAG
- a CDS encoding FHA domain-containing protein FhaB/FipA, which yields MSELTLLLLRIGFLLLMWFFVFAVVYSLRADLFGVKVRRLPEPAAAPAPAPMPVSKGGATAPVAPAPTAPTASGPKGGPATTSAVSRIVITSGPKAGLELPLGTEPLTIGRSSESGLVIRDDYTSSHHARLVLWGEQWMIQDLDSTNGTWHDGARVAAPVPVTVGAPIKVGATTFELRK from the coding sequence GTGAGCGAGTTGACGCTTCTCCTGCTGCGCATCGGCTTCCTGCTGCTGATGTGGTTCTTCGTGTTCGCCGTCGTGTACTCGCTGCGCGCCGATCTGTTCGGCGTCAAGGTGCGTCGCCTGCCGGAACCCGCCGCAGCCCCCGCGCCGGCGCCCATGCCCGTGTCGAAGGGCGGCGCCACCGCGCCCGTCGCACCCGCGCCCACGGCTCCGACCGCTTCGGGCCCGAAGGGCGGTCCGGCCACGACCTCGGCCGTCTCGCGCATCGTCATCACGAGCGGACCCAAGGCCGGACTCGAGCTGCCGCTGGGCACCGAGCCGCTGACCATCGGCCGCTCGAGCGAATCAGGACTCGTCATCCGCGACGACTACACGTCGAGCCACCATGCGCGCCTCGTGCTGTGGGGCGAGCAGTGGATGATCCAGGACCTCGACTCGACCAACGGCACCTGGCATGACGGTGCAAGGGTCGCCGCCCCCGTGCCGGTCACGGTCGGCGCCCCCATCAAGGTCGGCGCGACGACCTTCGAGCTGCGGAAGTAG
- a CDS encoding FhaA domain-containing protein, producing MGLLDSFEKGLERAVNSAFAKTFRSGIQPVEIASALRSELDKKAAVVSRDRILAPNTFVVRLSAADDEKMRLLGGTLGDELDTLVRTHAKSQGYSFAGPVTITLQRDEQLSTGTLRVESSSAQGQVAWRGVVDVEGKRHPLVKARTVIGRGSDADITISDAGTSRKHVEILWDGERAMVRDMNSTNGTRLDGRKVTEAALPPDSTVTIGRTDIVFRVVAQAAPPRPTTPASDATRAFDLHDGGGAS from the coding sequence GTGGGACTACTTGACAGTTTCGAGAAGGGACTCGAGCGCGCGGTCAACAGCGCGTTCGCGAAGACCTTCCGTAGCGGCATCCAGCCTGTCGAGATCGCCTCCGCTTTGCGCAGCGAGCTCGACAAGAAGGCTGCCGTTGTCAGTCGCGACCGCATTTTGGCGCCGAACACGTTCGTCGTGCGGCTGTCCGCGGCCGACGACGAGAAGATGCGCCTGCTGGGCGGCACCCTCGGCGACGAGCTGGACACCCTGGTCCGCACGCACGCGAAGTCGCAGGGATACTCCTTCGCCGGCCCCGTCACGATCACCCTGCAGCGCGATGAACAGCTGTCGACCGGAACCCTGCGCGTCGAGTCGTCCTCCGCCCAGGGGCAGGTCGCCTGGCGCGGCGTCGTCGACGTCGAGGGCAAGCGTCATCCGCTCGTCAAGGCCCGCACCGTCATCGGGCGCGGCAGCGATGCCGACATCACGATCTCGGATGCCGGGACCAGCCGCAAGCACGTCGAGATCCTGTGGGACGGCGAGCGCGCGATGGTGCGCGACATGAACTCCACCAACGGCACCCGCCTGGACGGCCGCAAGGTCACCGAGGCGGCCCTGCCGCCGGATTCGACTGTGACCATCGGGCGCACCGACATCGTGTTCCGCGTGGTCGCACAGGCCGCCCCGCCCCGTCCGACCACGCCCGCCTCGGACGCCACCCGCGCTTTCGATCTGCACGACGGCGGTGGTGCGTCGTGA
- a CDS encoding GntR family transcriptional regulator, with amino-acid sequence MSTAASFAPVDPTGAILGDEVYERLGDAILDGRLAPGERLRDVELATWLGVSRTPVREALQRLERIGLVEVAANRYTRVSSPSDAVRDDTHEFAALFLGNAVSLAVPRCSDEALADAVAIVDDIVEASRADDHGEIMAASARLFVLIVNATENVAFQRVMQEGDVAIRRNLGGWHPSIECPIERTTEYVAFREAVATRDGALAEATLRRIHGLR; translated from the coding sequence ATGAGCACCGCAGCATCGTTCGCGCCCGTCGATCCGACCGGGGCGATCCTCGGCGACGAGGTGTACGAGCGCTTGGGCGACGCCATCCTCGACGGGCGCCTCGCCCCCGGTGAGCGACTGCGCGACGTCGAGCTGGCGACGTGGCTCGGGGTGTCCCGGACACCCGTGCGCGAGGCGCTGCAGCGTCTGGAGCGCATCGGTCTCGTCGAAGTCGCCGCCAACCGCTACACCCGAGTGTCGAGCCCGTCCGACGCGGTCCGCGACGACACGCACGAGTTCGCGGCCCTCTTTCTCGGCAATGCGGTCAGCCTGGCCGTGCCGCGGTGCTCCGATGAAGCGTTGGCGGATGCCGTGGCCATCGTCGACGACATCGTCGAAGCATCGCGAGCCGACGATCATGGAGAGATCATGGCCGCCAGTGCGCGCCTGTTCGTGCTGATCGTGAACGCGACCGAGAATGTGGCGTTCCAACGGGTCATGCAGGAGGGCGACGTCGCCATCCGTCGCAATCTCGGAGGGTGGCATCCGAGCATCGAATGCCCGATCGAGCGCACCACCGAGTACGTCGCGTTCCGGGAGGCCGTTGCGACCCGCGATGGAGCTCTGGCCGAGGCGACCCTGCGGCGCATCCACGGCTTACGCTGA
- a CDS encoding MFS transporter, with translation MDSTLTRSQLVRWRTAIFAIFLASGLSIATWASRVPAIKVQLDISNSEVGLLLLAAGIASIIGLSLSSVILARVGARRGMLGAMLVFAAGVVVVGIGTDVAHSYALVAVGLAMFGLGNGAVDVMMNVEGAAIEKYSDRTILPLFHAFFSFGTVIGAALGFLAIAWNIDVLAHTAIITVLIVVIALVSIANVPRRDVAMDPEDPHAAVPASTWRDRLRLALSPWKEARTYALGVIMLGMAFAEGGANDWLALGVAEGHGAGQALGAAGLAVFSVSMTVVRIAGGPLVDRFGRVATLRVLAVTATAGLLLFILAPNIPLVFVGAALWGAGVSLGFPLGMSAAADDPAKAAARVSAAATIGYIAFLAGPPLLGFISDHIGLLNTLYILVGLIVASGLASSAAKPIAGSTVGAGHPHD, from the coding sequence CGTTGGCGGACCGCGATCTTCGCGATCTTCCTGGCCAGCGGACTGTCGATCGCGACGTGGGCGTCGCGCGTGCCGGCGATCAAGGTGCAGCTCGACATCTCCAACTCGGAGGTCGGACTGCTGCTGCTCGCGGCCGGAATCGCGTCGATCATCGGGCTCTCGCTGAGCTCGGTCATCCTGGCGCGAGTCGGTGCCCGCCGCGGCATGCTCGGGGCGATGCTCGTCTTCGCGGCCGGTGTGGTCGTGGTCGGGATCGGGACGGATGTCGCGCACTCCTACGCGCTCGTCGCCGTCGGCCTCGCGATGTTCGGACTGGGCAACGGCGCCGTCGACGTGATGATGAACGTCGAGGGCGCAGCGATCGAGAAGTACTCGGACCGGACGATCCTCCCGCTGTTCCACGCCTTCTTCAGCTTCGGCACCGTGATCGGCGCCGCACTCGGCTTCCTCGCCATCGCCTGGAACATCGACGTGCTCGCGCACACCGCCATCATCACCGTGCTGATCGTGGTGATCGCCCTCGTGAGCATCGCCAACGTGCCGCGCCGGGACGTCGCGATGGATCCGGAGGACCCGCACGCCGCCGTCCCGGCCTCGACGTGGCGGGATCGCCTGCGCCTCGCGCTCTCACCGTGGAAGGAGGCGCGCACCTATGCCCTCGGCGTGATCATGCTCGGCATGGCCTTCGCGGAGGGCGGGGCCAATGACTGGCTCGCGCTCGGGGTGGCCGAGGGCCACGGCGCCGGTCAGGCGCTGGGCGCCGCGGGGCTCGCCGTGTTCTCGGTCAGCATGACCGTCGTCCGCATCGCCGGCGGCCCGCTCGTGGACCGGTTCGGACGTGTCGCCACGCTGCGTGTGCTGGCGGTCACCGCCACCGCGGGACTGCTGCTGTTCATCCTCGCGCCGAACATCCCGCTCGTCTTCGTCGGTGCCGCGCTGTGGGGCGCCGGAGTCTCCCTCGGCTTCCCGCTCGGCATGTCCGCCGCAGCCGATGACCCGGCAAAGGCCGCTGCGCGAGTCAGCGCGGCTGCGACGATCGGGTACATCGCGTTCCTCGCCGGACCGCCCCTCCTCGGCTTCATCAGCGACCACATCGGGCTGCTGAACACCTTGTACATCCTGGTCGGCCTGATCGTGGCATCCGGTCTGGCCTCCTCCGCCGCGAAGCCCATCGCCGGCTCGACGGTGGGCGCCGGCCACCCCCACGACTGA
- a CDS encoding MFS transporter, which yields MSTQVTRSSTRWWGLALIAMAQFMVIMDASIIGVALPKMQADLGFTQNSLSWVFNAYVIALAGLLLLGGRLSDLFGPRRIFMAGWVILGIGSLVAGFAGDVAIELTGRVLQGAGSALIAPAALTLLMMLFGSEPRELTKAMAFYGAAAPAGGTAGVFLGGVITEFVSWPWVFFINVPIAIVALVGAWKLMPSGKLGARGSVDVFGALTVTVGLAALVFGIVRAEVAGWMSVETWVAIGLGVVLLGAFLIIQRVKRDPLMPLSIFRSPNLGAANIAQVLLGASWVPMWFFLNLYLQQVLGFTAFPAGAALLPMTILIMIGMIVLAPRVIAAFGPKVPIVLGLLILAAGLIWMSAIRPDGNYWVDAFGPSLLVAFGQALAFIPSLQTAISAAPPEQGGLASGIVNTSYQVGSALGLAVVSAIAAGCGASTLGDPVALTNGFSAAFVGAAVIALVGAVLTLVFFRTKRV from the coding sequence GTGTCTACACAGGTCACTCGAAGCAGCACACGATGGTGGGGCCTCGCCCTCATCGCCATGGCGCAGTTCATGGTCATCATGGACGCCTCGATCATCGGCGTCGCGCTGCCGAAGATGCAGGCCGATCTCGGCTTCACCCAGAACAGCCTCTCGTGGGTCTTCAACGCGTACGTCATCGCACTGGCGGGCCTGCTCCTGCTCGGCGGGCGCCTCTCCGACCTGTTCGGGCCCCGACGGATCTTCATGGCGGGCTGGGTCATCCTCGGTATCGGCTCGCTGGTCGCCGGATTCGCCGGCGACGTCGCCATAGAGCTCACCGGTCGCGTGCTGCAGGGTGCGGGATCCGCCCTGATCGCCCCGGCCGCCCTCACGCTGCTGATGATGCTGTTCGGCTCCGAGCCGAGGGAGCTCACCAAGGCCATGGCCTTCTACGGGGCTGCCGCGCCGGCGGGCGGCACGGCGGGGGTGTTCCTCGGCGGCGTGATCACGGAATTCGTGTCGTGGCCGTGGGTCTTCTTCATCAACGTCCCGATCGCGATCGTCGCCCTCGTCGGCGCCTGGAAGCTGATGCCGTCGGGCAAGCTCGGAGCGCGCGGCTCGGTCGATGTCTTCGGCGCCCTCACCGTCACGGTCGGTCTCGCCGCGCTCGTCTTCGGGATCGTCCGCGCCGAGGTGGCGGGATGGATGTCGGTCGAGACCTGGGTCGCCATCGGCCTCGGCGTGGTCCTGCTCGGCGCCTTCCTGATCATCCAGCGCGTCAAGCGTGATCCGCTGATGCCGCTGTCGATCTTCCGCTCGCCGAACCTCGGGGCGGCCAACATCGCTCAGGTGCTGCTGGGCGCCTCCTGGGTGCCGATGTGGTTCTTCCTCAACCTCTACCTGCAGCAGGTCTTGGGATTCACCGCCTTCCCCGCGGGCGCCGCTCTGCTGCCGATGACGATCCTCATCATGATCGGCATGATCGTGCTCGCCCCTCGCGTCATCGCCGCATTCGGGCCGAAGGTCCCCATCGTCCTCGGACTGCTCATCCTCGCCGCTGGGCTCATCTGGATGTCCGCCATCCGTCCGGACGGAAACTACTGGGTGGACGCCTTCGGACCGTCCCTGCTGGTGGCGTTCGGCCAGGCACTGGCCTTCATCCCGTCGCTGCAGACGGCGATCTCCGCCGCTCCGCCGGAGCAGGGCGGCCTCGCCTCCGGCATCGTCAACACGAGCTACCAGGTCGGCTCCGCACTCGGCCTCGCCGTGGTCTCCGCGATCGCCGCCGGGTGCGGTGCGAGCACGCTCGGTGATCCCGTCGCGCTGACGAACGGATTCTCCGCCGCCTTCGTCGGCGCTGCGGTGATCGCCCTCGTCGGAGCGGTGCTGACACTCGTCTTCTTCCGGACGAAGCGCGTCTGA
- a CDS encoding cold-shock protein — protein sequence MSTQGTVKWFNSEKGFGFIAPDDGGADVFAHYSAIEASGYRSLEENQRVEFEVAQGPKGLQAENIRPI from the coding sequence ATGAGCACCCAGGGCACGGTCAAGTGGTTCAACTCCGAGAAGGGCTTCGGCTTCATCGCCCCCGATGACGGCGGCGCGGACGTCTTCGCGCACTACAGCGCCATCGAGGCGAGCGGTTACCGCTCCCTCGAGGAGAACCAGCGCGTGGAGTTCGAGGTCGCGCAGGGCCCCAAGGGTCTCCAGGCCGAGAACATCCGACCGATCTAG
- the nucS gene encoding endonuclease NucS: MRLVIAQCSVDYAGRLNAHLPLATRLLVHKADGSLLVHSDGGSYKPLNWMSPPCSLTTEIPDDEAIADGVVEQWRVTHGKSGDTLLVRIHEIIHDSAHELGVDPGLIKDGVEADLQRLLADQVGVIGDGLTLVRREFPTAIGPVDLLLRNPEGGTIAVEVKRRGDIDGVEQLTRYLELLGRDPHLAPVTGVFAAQEIKPQARVLATDRGIRCVTLDYDEMKGIDSGAPRLF, from the coding sequence GTGCGTCTCGTCATAGCCCAATGCTCCGTGGACTACGCGGGGCGTCTCAATGCGCACCTGCCGCTGGCCACCCGCCTGCTCGTGCACAAGGCCGACGGCAGCCTGCTCGTGCACTCCGACGGCGGCTCCTACAAGCCGCTGAACTGGATGAGTCCGCCGTGCTCGCTGACGACGGAGATCCCGGATGACGAGGCCATCGCCGACGGTGTCGTCGAGCAGTGGCGGGTCACGCACGGGAAGTCCGGCGACACGCTGCTCGTCCGCATCCACGAGATCATCCACGACTCCGCGCACGAGCTCGGCGTGGATCCCGGGCTCATCAAGGACGGCGTCGAGGCCGACCTCCAGCGTCTGCTGGCCGATCAGGTCGGCGTCATCGGCGACGGCCTCACCCTCGTGCGCCGCGAGTTCCCCACCGCGATCGGTCCGGTCGACCTGCTGCTGCGCAACCCCGAGGGCGGCACCATCGCCGTCGAGGTGAAGCGCCGCGGCGACATCGACGGCGTCGAGCAGCTCACCCGCTACCTCGAGCTGCTCGGTCGCGACCCGCACCTCGCCCCCGTCACGGGCGTGTTCGCCGCCCAGGAGATCAAGCCTCAGGCCCGCGTCCTGGCAACGGACCGCGGCATCCGCTGCGTCACGCTCGATTACGACGAGATGAAGGGCATCGACTCGGGCGCCCCGCGCCTGTTCTGA